Proteins encoded together in one Thermococcus sp. CX2 window:
- a CDS encoding phosphoribosyltransferase, translated as MDKVYFTWWQIDRAVFALAEEMRKKFMPDVIVGVARGGLIPAVRLSHILGDVDVKVIAVKFYKDIEEHMEKPVVTIPLHGSLDGKRVVIVDDVSDTGKTLEVVIEEVKKAGAREVKVACLSMKPWTKVVPDFYVFRTDQWIVFPWEEFPVVVRE; from the coding sequence ATGGACAAGGTTTACTTCACCTGGTGGCAGATAGATAGGGCCGTCTTCGCGCTCGCCGAAGAAATGAGGAAGAAATTCATGCCCGACGTCATAGTCGGCGTCGCCAGGGGCGGCCTCATTCCAGCTGTAAGGCTCAGCCACATCCTCGGTGACGTTGACGTCAAGGTCATAGCCGTCAAGTTCTACAAGGATATAGAGGAGCACATGGAGAAACCTGTGGTGACCATACCGCTGCACGGCTCGCTGGATGGAAAGAGGGTCGTCATCGTCGACGACGTCAGCGACACAGGTAAGACTCTTGAGGTCGTCATAGAGGAAGTCAAGAAGGCCGGCGCCAGGGAGGTAAAGGTCGCCTGCCTCAGCATGAAGCCCTGGACTAAGGTCGTTCCTGACTTCTATGTCTTCAGAACCGACCAGTGGATAGTCTTCCCATGGGAAGAGTTCCCTGTTGTTGTGAGGGAGTGA